A segment of the Bacillus licheniformis DSM 13 = ATCC 14580 genome:
GGCAATCCAAACCAAAACAAAGCGAAAGCAAAAGAATTTTTTAACGAAATGTCAAGACTTTATGGCAAGACGCCAAACGTCATTTTTGAAATTGCCAACGAGCCGAACGGCGATGTCAACTGGAATCGCGACATTAAACCTTACGCCGAAGAAATCCTGTCCGTGATTCGCAAAAACTCTCCGAAAAATATTGTGATTGTCGGAACAGGCACCTGGAGCCAGGATGTCAATGATGCGGCGGACAATCAGCTGAAAGACGGCAATGTCATGTACGCGCTCCATTTTTATGCGGGCACGCACGGTCAGTCTTTGCGGGATAAAGCCGATTATGCACTCAGCAAAGGAGCGCCGATTTTCGTCACAGAATGGGGAACGAGCGATGCTTCAGGAAACGGCGGGGTCTACCTTGACCAATCCAGGGAGTGGCTGAAATATTTAGACAGCAAAAAAATCAGCTGGGTAAACTGGAACTTATCCGACAAACAAGAGTCGTCAGCAGCTTTAAACCCAGGCGCCTCTAAAAACGGAGGATGGTCGCAATCCGACTTGTCCCCATCAGGCAAATTCGTCAGGGATAACATCCGCAGCGGGTCAAACGGTTCGTCAGGAGACTCTGGATCGAATTCGAAAGGGTCAGATCAAAAAGACCAAAAAAAGGATCAGGATAAACCAGGTCAAGACAGCGGCGCTGCAGCCAACACGATAGCAGTACAATACAGAGCGGGGGACAACAATGTAAACGGCAACCAAATCCGCCCTCAGCTCAACATTAAAAACAACAGCAAAAAAACCGTGTCTTTAAATCGAATCACTGTCCGCTACTGGTATAAAACGAATCGCAAAGGACAAAATTTTGACTGCGACTATGCCCAAATCGGCTGCAGCAAAATCACGCACAAATTCGTTCAATTAAAAAAAGCGGTAAACGGAGCAGACACGTATCTTGAAGTAGGATTTAAAAATGGTACATTGGCGCCGGGGGCTGATACTGGCGAAATCCAGATCCGTCTTCACAATGACGGCTGGAGCAATTATGCCCAAAGCGGCGACTATTCATTTTTTAATTCAAACACGTT
Coding sequences within it:
- a CDS encoding cellulase family glycosylhydrolase; the encoded protein is MKRSISVFIACFMVAALGISGIIAPKAAAASKTPVAVNGQLTLKGTQLVNQNGKAVQLKGISSHGLQWYGDYVNKDSLKWLRDDWGINVFRAAMYTAEGGYIDNPSVKNKVKEAVEAAKELGIYVIIDWHILSDGNPNQNKAKAKEFFNEMSRLYGKTPNVIFEIANEPNGDVNWNRDIKPYAEEILSVIRKNSPKNIVIVGTGTWSQDVNDAADNQLKDGNVMYALHFYAGTHGQSLRDKADYALSKGAPIFVTEWGTSDASGNGGVYLDQSREWLKYLDSKKISWVNWNLSDKQESSAALNPGASKNGGWSQSDLSPSGKFVRDNIRSGSNGSSGDSGSNSKGSDQKDQKKDQDKPGQDSGAAANTIAVQYRAGDNNVNGNQIRPQLNIKNNSKKTVSLNRITVRYWYKTNRKGQNFDCDYAQIGCSKITHKFVQLKKAVNGADTYLEVGFKNGTLAPGADTGEIQIRLHNDGWSNYAQSGDYSFFNSNTFKNTKKITLYENGKLIWGTEPK